CGGCCTGACGCTGTCATTGCTCCTGGCGCTGCGCGACGCCGGCGACCCCCTCCCCGCAGCAGCCGTGGTGCTGTCACCGTGGGCCGATCTCGAGGCAACTGGAGGCAGCATGCGGAGCAACGCACCGTACGACTACGTGGGCCGCGCGACACTGCTCACCTACGCGAGTCGCTTCGTCACGGCCAAGGATCGCAAGAACCCCCTCGCCGCCCCACTCTACGGTGACTACCGCGGCCTGCCGCCGATTCTGATTCAGGTAGGCGCCGTGGAGACACTGCTAGATGACGCGATCCGCGTCACCAGCCGCGCGCGACGCGCCGGCGTCGACGTGCGCTTGGAGATCGAACCCGAGATGATCCATGTCTGGCAGGCGTTCGGGAACCTGAGCAGCAACGCCGAGCACGCCGTGGCCCGCATTGGCGAGTACGCACGACAAGCCGTTGGCCTAGGCCCAGCCGAGACGAAAGCTGCGGCGACATATGGCTGAAGTTCATTTCCGCATGGATGGAAGAACAGCCATCCTCACGCTCGACAACGCACCCCTGAACCCTCTCGCGGAGGAGCTCGTCAGTCAGCTCTGGGCTGCGGTCGATCGTGTGGCGGCCGAGCCGGAAGTAACGAGCGCGGTATTGATCGGCGCTCGCGACACCTTCGTAGCTGGAGCGGATATTCGCCGGCTGCAGCGCTTGGCAAAGGGTGAGCCTGTGCAAGGCGACGAGGCCCGCTCCCTCAGCGCGCTGATCTCCCGCCTCGAGAGCAGCGAAAAGCCGTTCGTCGCAGCCATCGATGGCTTCGCCCTCGGGGGTGGACTCGAGCTCGCCATGGGGTGCCATGGGCGCATCGCCAGCGAAGGCGCGAAGCTCGGCCTGCCCGAGCTGAACCTCGGCTTGATCCCTGGAGCCGGAGGCACGCAGCGGTTACCCCGCCTGATCGGGCTCTCTCAAGCGCTCGACTGCATGCTCAGCTCGAAGCAACTCTCCGCCGTAGAAGCCTTGGAGCTAGGACTGGTCTCTGAGGTTGTCCCACGCTCGGCGCTGCTCGAGCGAGCGCTCGCCCTAGCGACTGCGCTCACCGGCTCCCCCCTCCAGAGGAGCAGCGAGCGGGAAGACAAACTGCCAAAACTGGATGAAGCGCTAAGGACTCTGGAATCCGCGAGGCAACAACACTCCAAGCGCTTCCGCAACGTTGAGTATCCGGAACTGTGCCTGGAAGCCGTAATGCGCGGGCTCGAGGAGGGCGCGCCAGCTGGCCTGCTTCACGAACGTGAGTGCTTCCGCCAGTGTCTGGAGCGAGAGGCTGCCCAGAGTTTGATCCATTTGTTCTTCGCCGAACGCAGCGCGAGCAAAGTCGCTGGGATCACCGACCAAGGCTTTGCGCGCCGAGAGTTCAGGCGCCTTGGGGTGATCGGTGGCGGGACGATGGGCTCCGGCATCGCCACGGCTGCACTCCAGCGCGGCTTGACGGTGGTGCTGACGGAGCAGAACGAGGCTGCAGCGGATGCGGCGAAAGCGCGGGTAGCGGGCTTTCTCGAGCACGCGAAGAAGCGCGGGCGACTCAGCGAAACCGGCTTCGCTCAGGCCATGGCGCGGCTCTCGTGCAGCGCGGAGCTCGCCGGAGTCAGCGACTGCGACGTGGTGATCGAAGCGGCCACGGAGGACCTGGAGCTGAAGCGGGGCCTATTCGCCCGGCTCCTCGATCTTTGCCCCGCGGATACGATCCTGGCGACCAACACCTCCACGTTGCCTCTGGAGCGAATCGCCCAGAACCTCGAACAAGGCCATCGCATCCTCGGGGCGCACTTCTTCAGTCCGGCACACGTGATGCGGCTGGTAGAGGTGGTGCGCACTCCCGCGTCAGAACCTGAACAGGTCAACGCGTTGATCGGACTGGTGAAGCTCCTCAAGAAGACACCCGTGGTGGTGGGCAGCTCCGTTGGCTTCCTGGTCAATCGAGTGATGATGCCCTACGGACAGGCAGCAGGACTGCTCATCGACCGCGGGGTCGACCCGTATCGCCTGGACCGAGTGATGACCGACTTCGGCATGCCCATGGGCCCTTGCCGAGTGAGCGACCTCGCCGGAGTGGACGTAGGGGTCTACGCAGGCTCGATCCTGGATGCTGCCTATCCGGATCGGGCCTATCGCTCCCCGTTGCGCAAGCGCTTGGTAGAGGCGGGACGCCTCGGCGAGAAGCGGGGGCTTGGACACTACCGCTACGTTGCAGGTCAGGCCGAGGAGGATCCCGAGCTGATACGCTTCGTCGAGCGTTGCCGCGAGGAACTAGGATCTCCGTCAGCGCTGGAGTTCACTGACTCGGACATCGTCGAGTGCTTGCTGTTCTTGGTCGTGAACGAGGCGTGTCGGGTGCTCGAAGAGGGCCACGCGGAGCGCCCGAGCGACGTGGATCTGGCGCTGCAGCTCGGGATGGGATTTCCAGGGTATCGCGGGGGACCCATGGCTTGGGCCGATCGCCGAGGGAGCGACTACGTCGCCGAGCGCCTCGCGGAGTGGCACTCTCAGACCGGCCTTGGAATCTTCAAACCCAGCGCACGGCTCGCACGTTTGGCAAGTGCCCGCGCGTCTCTGCTTGCAGACTAGCCAGCACGACGTTCATTCGAAGACGATCACCGCCTCGAAGCGCAGCCCGCTCTCCAGCTCGAAGTAGCCGGACCCCACGCGCTTGCCGTTGCGAGGAGGCGGCTCGAATCCGAGGCTGCGCGTGGCGGTCGGTTCGTCAGTGTCGGGTGTTGGCTCGGTTTGCTTCA
This Polyangiaceae bacterium DNA region includes the following protein-coding sequences:
- a CDS encoding enoyl-CoA hydratase/isomerase family protein, which codes for MAEVHFRMDGRTAILTLDNAPLNPLAEELVSQLWAAVDRVAAEPEVTSAVLIGARDTFVAGADIRRLQRLAKGEPVQGDEARSLSALISRLESSEKPFVAAIDGFALGGGLELAMGCHGRIASEGAKLGLPELNLGLIPGAGGTQRLPRLIGLSQALDCMLSSKQLSAVEALELGLVSEVVPRSALLERALALATALTGSPLQRSSEREDKLPKLDEALRTLESARQQHSKRFRNVEYPELCLEAVMRGLEEGAPAGLLHERECFRQCLEREAAQSLIHLFFAERSASKVAGITDQGFARREFRRLGVIGGGTMGSGIATAALQRGLTVVLTEQNEAAADAAKARVAGFLEHAKKRGRLSETGFAQAMARLSCSAELAGVSDCDVVIEAATEDLELKRGLFARLLDLCPADTILATNTSTLPLERIAQNLEQGHRILGAHFFSPAHVMRLVEVVRTPASEPEQVNALIGLVKLLKKTPVVVGSSVGFLVNRVMMPYGQAAGLLIDRGVDPYRLDRVMTDFGMPMGPCRVSDLAGVDVGVYAGSILDAAYPDRAYRSPLRKRLVEAGRLGEKRGLGHYRYVAGQAEEDPELIRFVERCREELGSPSALEFTDSDIVECLLFLVVNEACRVLEEGHAERPSDVDLALQLGMGFPGYRGGPMAWADRRGSDYVAERLAEWHSQTGLGIFKPSARLARLASARASLLAD